The Silene latifolia isolate original U9 population chromosome Y, ASM4854445v1, whole genome shotgun sequence sequence cctgatgaaggatattacttcctgCTCAGTAACCTGCCTGAAAGAATtcgcttcaatccatttggagaagtagtcagtcatggctaacatgaacaCTTTTTGGCCTGGTGCTACTGGGaattttcctactatatccatcccccacttcataaatggccatggTGCGGAAATTGAATGTAGTAGTTCTGATGGTTGATGAATAATTGGGGCATGTATTTGGCAGGCTTAACACTTTGCACAATAGTCTAGACAGTCAGCCCTCAGGGTAGGCCAGTAATAGCCAGtcctgagtactttgcttgccaagcttcttcctcctttatggttgccacaatATCCTTCATGAATTTCTTGAAGTACCTGTTTGGCTTCATGTGGTTCGAGGCACCTTAGATAGGGTCCAGCCTGAGATCTTTTAAATAGAGTGTTATTGATGATGAAATAAGAAGAGGCCCTAATTTTAAATGCCCTGGCTTCGTGCCTGCCCTGAGGTAGTATGCCTCGCAGGAaccagtcatagtagggtttagTCCAGGAGTCATTGTCAGTGTTGACAGGACTAGCTTGTTCAGGTTTGATAATGGCAGGTTCAAGTATATGAACAATAGGTATTTTATTAAAAACAGCTGGGGTAAAATTTGTTCCAAGGCTGGCgaaagcatcagcctgggtattcaggtctcttggtatttgctcAATGTCAAATGAAATGAATTTATCACAAAGTTTTTTAGCATATTCCAAATATAAAATCATTTTTTCATCATTTACCGTATAAATTCCttttatttgatttgcaattagaagtgaatcagtttttaatTTTATGTTTTGAACACtaaggtctagacataccttgagtcctgCTATGAGGGCTTTATATTCAGCCTCATTGTTAatagctttgaattcacaactcaCAGCCTGGGCTATAGTGTCCCCTTGTGGCTATTTTAGCACTAATCGTAGCCCTGTGCCCCTTATATTAGAGGCGCTATCAGTGAACATGGTCCATTGCTGGTCAGAGGTTTTATTTTCTAACTGGTTAACTTCTTTGGCCAGGTCtgattctaggttagggctgaaatcagcgTCAAAGTCTGCCAAGGCTTGTGATTCGAttgttgtcctgggttcaaaggtgatATCGTAGGTGCTAAGCTGGACtaaccatttggccatcctgcctgatagTTCAAGCTTGCGTAGGACAGCTTTTATAGGTAGGTTGGTCTTAACTGTTATGGGGTGAGACTCAAAATAAGGATGCAGCTTGGCACATGACATgatcaaagctaaaacatacttttcaagtaaaccatacctcatttctgcatctAGTAGGCTTTTATTACATAGTAGACAAGGTGTTGTTGGCCTTCTAGTTCCTTTCCCAAGACTACACTTACCGCGGTTTCAGTGACGGAGAGGTATACTGACAGGGGTTCCCTCTTTTTTGGCTTGGCCAGTAAAGGTGGAGATGAGAGATATAATTTTAAATCTTGAAAAGCTTCCTCATGTTGAGGGGTCCATTGGAAGTGCTTTTTTTTCTGAGGAGGTAGTAAAAAGTTTTGCACCTTTCAGATGATCTAGATATGAAAATGTTCAAGACTGCTACTCTTCCTGTCAATTTTTGAATGtctttgacagacttgggtgattgTAATTTAAGAATGGGCTTGATCTGCTCAGGCCTGGCTTCTATTCCCCTTTTGGTCACCATATAACCTAGGAACTTCCCTGCagaaactccaaagtggcattttgcagggttgagcttcatgttatatttttccaGGATTTGAAATGCTTGTTCCAAGTGCTTCACATGGTCTTGTGCATCTTGGATTTCACTACCATGTCGTCAATGTAGACCTCCATGGTGTCCCATATTTTCatcttgaacatcatgttgaccagacGCTGGTATGTTTCCCTTGCATTCTTTAGGCCAAATGGtatggcagtgtaacagtatatgcctcggtcagTAATAAATGCAGTActttcctggtcagcagggtatGTCTTTATCTGATTGAATCCACTAGAGGCATCCATGAACGTCAGCATCTCATATCCTGTCGTTGCATCTACCATAGCATCAATGTGCGGAAGAGGGAATGGATCTTTTGGATAGGCTTTGTTTAAGTCAGTGTAGTCTATagagactctccatttgccgttctTTTTCTGCACGACCACTACGTTtgccagccattcagggtacattacttctttGATCATGCCCATGTCAAggagtttgtctacttcttcattggTAATGGCGTTTCTTTCTGGTGCAAACTTTCGTCTTTTCTGTTACACATGCTTGAAAGATGTGTTAATATTAAGCTTATGAGTGATAACATCAGCagtaattccagtcatatcaaagtgAGGCCAAGGAAAATAGGaagatttatttttaagaaaacttactaatttCGGCCTGACTAAATCAGGGGCATCAAAGCCAACTaggacatacctgtcagggtactcagggttgAGGATTACCTGGTCTGTTTCCATCTTAGGTGGCactacataagtgctcctgacagggtacgatAATTGTGATGTGAGGGACTTACCTGTCTTGGAAGGCTTTAGGACCTCAGTGTAGCATTCTTGGGCtgactgatgtgaacattatttgcacacatttagtcccctaattgagcctattttgcatactattataacattttatggccattttatccgtcaaaaccttcctatttgcttttctaacgcatttcatatgttttttagaaaaggagataaatgaggcggaaattcccgtctctcatgATTATTTGGAAGattattgatgatattggatggactagtatgaagaggaggcaagaacgagagccaacaacacaagaataaggggtatgcaagaggaggaaaatcaaggaagccattcatgaagaaattgctcggaaccaaaaccaagagttgctcctttggctctgaaagtttGCTAGATGCAACGGTGTCGAAagaacaagtgatctaggcttttgaatcactccaataggagtccggatgagaaaatgacgtccgttttacaatccgagctcaaacaaagaagttgtTCGCCAaaccgcgcgtcccgagactgaagacgctcgtcccctgaaggaatccgctcgtccacccctttaatccgctcgtcttcccctatttttgcccgagcgtcttgctccaaatccgctcgtcttcccctgctacaatccgagcgtcccgagaccaatccgctcggattcccctgctaaaatccgcctgtcccgtgctaaagacgcccggattcccaggcagtcccatttcgtcttctacaagcttcaaggaaggatgcacatctttttctagagaccggagtctccctaaagagaccggcgattcctcaacaagggacttaatcgtcatttaagcccttagttaaccctaattcatgcacctaatccccactataaataccccatttgtaataatcaaacgatcaagtttccttagattaaatcaatctttcttagattagattaggagtagattagaatagattaatctcaatctttccacaaatctcaccttaatctctccttaattattgttcaagtttattattcaagttcatcacttttgggtaattgaagattactgggttattattggaggattgacaacccttcatcaatcaatcaagtttcttctattattctttgctttattatttggatcatctcaagtttggtataattcctttactctttaatctttattgttcatttcttcattatattatcatgtttatacttgttgtgatgattgacaccattaatgacatgtttcccatgataatgagtgagtagtctcttagctaggattagtgggtaattaggggaaaccaacatgggattgattaatgcttaatctaatatgttttcataatcaaatagcttgcttgttgtgatgtcaactttatgcacattttatgtttgatgaaatgctaagcctatgaatccttgcatttacaaccatctcttatctactcaacttaacttgtcagatataaaccaactcgagtcttgttagaccatgcatagaagttgaataggaggaaagtaagtcgacttctaggtgttgtacaatctaatcgattcggctccgggacccaactcttcctatgaaccgtaagacataaaccaactcggttccttcacaacattaattgcttgcaactttgtaaacatgtttgtatgatcaacaccatgaatcccctatgaccccatgatatcctagcacttttaatcatttgtttacatctttccttttattgcttgttttactttattgcttgtattagcctaggacacaactacaaacccatacaaattgtgacactagcataaattgagatagatagacttagaacccaaagcacaccgtcccatggatcgacctcgacttaccgctaactagttgtttgttaagtattaaaatgtgtttgattggatgtgacccaacGACATCaccccacatcaaaatggcgccgttgccggggatggtgctatgtgattaagttcttgcttgtttgtctattttgattttgctttaaccttgaggaacttgttcctcaaggattgtttttaccgttttcttgtagtttccttgtttgtagttatatctttgtcctagcTATGATAatgaccgaaggcttggcacaaggagtatgtggtggatcttttgagtatgactaccatgggtatggggagtttgtggAGCAAGTTAAAACAaccctaccttacaactcatacaatgaaagtcctaaccactacccccaacttttcttaccaaagcccccacatccaacatccacaacaaccaccctcccaaaacccactttacaatcaatgccaaatgtcatcctacaatgaacacccataccaccaaattcccatgtacccacaacaagagaatgagcataatcttgacatgcaaagtgtggttctccaaatgttaagtgaccaacaaaatctcttcatgcaaatgctagaagagagccaagctagggacagtgttctcaaaaacattgttactaatggtgagaagttggcaagtcaaattgcccaaatggaagccacccaaatTCTAActgaagaagaaggggaagataatgagggtgaagaagaatttggatggcattatgaagctactcttgtgaatcccccaccacctcctaaattcataagtattgaacatcccatattccaacttgtacccaactttacaaacattcatgatggatgtgaatatgaagatgtaaCTTTTAAAAaaggggagtgcttgattgattatggaccaagagtggatgatgaattgaagcatgatgaagttggAGAGGAGAGCAATGGTGAATATGAATTGgaggccaattatgagacaagcactttgtctaaattgcCTCATGTATCTAGCTCCCACACTAGCattgcttctccaatttgggacatctatgatgatgatgaggaagacctcccaccacaatttccttctatgacccatgtagaggaagtgtgttcccttgacacttatgggagtggaggtaaaacttggaaagaagaggttgatgaatttgaacttgcaatctttggggaattgagaggccaagaggaaaactatgatgttggcatctttgatcatagtttggaagaaattgaagctctctTCTTTGGAAATagttcaagttctaaggagggtcaagaagaaagtgaagataatgaaagcatgaatgacctcaatggtgaaaagttgactcctccacatcttatccttcaactatcccctcatcaaagaaatgagaactctccttctacgattgaaggattgatgaatcaatgctctatcatcatagaatttgaaagagatggtaaagagtggaagcctccggatgaatatgggcaatacttcatacattgcattgacaagaatcatgtgcTTGTTAGTTTGAAACATTgtaagaagccaagtgccaagggAAAAACAAATGAGAGAGTGTttggcaagttctattccaagcaaagatgggtaaactacgtttggacatcaccaatctcctatttatgcttacatgaagcccattcaaaagcctttgaccggttgttgagagcattaagcaacatggacaacatcaataatcatggcaacaaggaatgagtttggtggagtcctccctcaaaccaccatttgtaagatatcctttcctttcactttgcattacatttccacttgcatttagttatttacatatatattaagcttgcatttgtattatatttcatattgcatttgcattagttagttcatatatatagtttgcattgtattatatctcacatgattcatatagatagtcgcatatagattagaattcatgcatagtcactaatggccaaacctattcatttctacactataaatagtgtttaaatcggtttggggaggtttgatcataagtgaccatagtttaaaacatgcatcatataatatagtttatattgcattcattttttatatatatcatatagaattgcatttagttagagcatgcattcattcatatcatatcattacaTTTGTActatatttcaaaaaaatcaaaaaaattcagaaacatgtttttcctttttcattcctactcctacatgtacattgaggacaatgtccaaaataaagtgagggatgagaatttatattccaaaaatgcataaaaattgaaaaatatcgaaaaatcacaaaaatatgtcttttaattttataaaaacaaaatccataaaaatttgaaaatttcaaaaaccaaaaacatgttctttaaattagtagtgtagaattttatatacttgtgtttttgttctcttctcacatagatacaacactacatttgaggcattagcaagggaaaatgaagaccgcttggtatgatcgttctaatctctatttcccttccattttttttttgttcatatgaggaggatgggcttacatgtcaaggaggatgtggtgtattttgttgttgcggtttgtgtatctatgttgttaggagttgcatttagtttatatgacatactaattggtagaagcatatgcattaggatgtataaatgttagttccatcatggcatatagtttgcatgttagaaaaattttgcgaaaccgtcgacttgggaagcttgacaagtgtatataggccctagtagatgttttttcttcttaaaactttgcttgttagaatacttgtaaaacaccctaggatgtgtcatgctagtatcctttgacccatggattaaggcctagtcaagagtaccttgtggtgtgataactccttggctaccgtatattccaaggtgacccttgaaaccatgtaaccatcattcatccattttctaccatattttgtcatcaaagggaatgggcagaaaaagaaattgttcaaatttgagttcaagaaatgaaatgaaaagtgaaagaaagtttgcaaaatgcatcaaaaggaaagaggagcaaaaatagaactcttatgcttcaaatataaggcaccctcactacatatggagtgactttgaaaatgttcaaaaataaatgcaaaaagttgtcaagtgttgaaatgccaaaaatcaaaagaaatggcaaaagaaattgttctcgaatgtcaaatgccacaagaaattgggggaaaaaacaaaaacaaaagcaaactcccaaagtgaaactcaaatatctattgatccctttatccatcgtatccatttttgtgcatggtagagaggggacgacccttcttcttgtctaggcaagagggggaattccgcgatcctccagtgtttctaacaccatagggagtctattcttgacaaaagcatttaacgattgaggacaaaggtaccctagcttgacacaacctggaggtgatttattggtatccttctaggcttagtagtttgaagatattgcatctatgaaggagtgtgtacccttgaattgcttcccttgtagataatttccgtcacttagatgaggaaagtggctattcttttgtagatgcatccattacttgattttgtgtgcttcatgcttggatgtatcgccattttggcaggacccaccttgccttgcaagaaggcatcctacctcatggttgtcttgttgtgagttgaaggggcggagcgaggcccgctaattgtctcacatcggctatattagtatgttagtttaaataaaggtctagtttttgtcacctctttactcgggacgagtaaaggttcggtttggggatatttgatgtgaacattatttgcacacatttagtcccctaattgagcctattttgcatactattataacattttatggccattttatccgtcaaaaccttcctatttgcttttctagcgcatttcatatgttttgtagaaaaggagataaatgaggcggaaattcccgtctctcgtgatTATTTGGAAGattattgatgatattggatggactagtatgaagaggaggcaagaacgagagccaacaacacaagaataaggggtatgcaagaggaggaaaagcaaggaagccattcatgaagaaattgctcggaacccaaaccaagagttgctcctttggctctgaaagtatgctagatggaacggcgtcgaaaaaacaagtgatctaggcttttgaatcacttcaataggagtccggatgagaaaatgacgttcgttttacaatccgagctcaaacaaagaagctgttcgccaatccgcgcgtcccgagactgaagacgctcgtcccctgaaggaatccgctcgtccaccccttaaatccgctcgtcttcccctctttttgcctgagcgtcttgctccaaatccgctcgtcttcccctgctacaatctgagcgtcccgagaccaatccgctcggattcccctgctaaaatccgcccgtcccgtgctaaagacgcccggattcccaggcagtcCCATTttgtcttctacaagcttcaaggaaggatgcacatctttttctagagaccggagtctccctaaagagaccggcgattcctcaacaagggacttaatcgtcatttaagcccttagttaaccctaattcatgcacctaatccccactataaataccccatttgtaataatcaaacgatcaagtttccttagattaaatcaatctttcttagattagattaggagtagattagaatagattaatctcaatctttccacaaatctcaccttaatctctccttaattattgttcaagtttattattcaagttcatcacttttgggtaattgaagattattgggttattattggaggattgacaacccttcatcaatcaatcaagtttcttctattattctttgctttattatttggatcatctcaagtttggtataattcctttactctttaatctttattgttcatttcttcattctattatcatgtttatacttgttgtgattattgacaccattaatgacatgtttcccatgataatgagtgagtagtctcttagctaggattagtgggtaattagggaaaccaacatgggattgattaatgcttaatctaatatgttttcataatcaaattgcttgccagttgtgatgtcaactttatgcacatgttatgtttgatgaaatgctaagcctatgaatccttgcatttacaaccatctcttatctactcaacttgacttgtcagatataaaccaactcgagtcttgttagaccatgcatagaagttgaataggaggaaagtaagtcgacttgtaggtgttgtacaatctaatcgattcggctccgggacccaactcttcctatgaaccgtaagacataaaccaactcggttccttcataacattaattgcttgcaactttgtaaatatgtttgtatgatcaacaccatgaatcccctatgaccccatgatatcctagcacttttaatcatttgtttacatctttccttttattgcttgttttactttattgcttgtattagcctaggacacaactacaaacccaaacaaattgtgacactagcataaattgagatagatagacttagaacccaaagcacaccgtcccatggatcgacctcgacttaccgctaactagttgtttgttgagtattataaatgtgtttgattggatgtgacccgacgacatcaccccacATCACTGACTTATGCTCACCTTTAATAGTTGCTACTCCCTAATctattggtatcttgatgcactggtgataggttgaggggacagccttgacattgtgaatccaaggtctgcctaggatgacgttgtaagAGGACAGGCAGTCCAGAACTCCAAACCTTTCGTAGGATGCGATGTCTTCAACATAAGTAGGAAGGTAGATCTCTCCTAAGGTGCTTTTTGTCTCACCACCGAACCCTACCAAGACACTGGACTTCTTAGTGATTTCATCCTCTTTGATCTTCATGGCTTTGAGCACGtctagcatgatcaggtttactgagctgcctccatctactaagATCCTCCTTACATTGGCGGTTCCAATTTGCATGGAAAtcaccaggccatcatgatggacGTCAGGGATACCTACCAAGTCACAGTCGCTGAATGGGATAGGTGGAATGTTGCAGGCTTGCAGGGTGACTTATTTTGAGGCGTCCTGGCTATtttctttgctgctgaactggtcaggccacaaatctatgatccaccatttataaatttcactTCGTAGAGtggaggtggtggagggagattGCAGTCCTGCTTCTGCTCTTGGTTATTTTTGCCGGCTTCTTTAATCCTGCCCCTGGCTTTGATCAGGTCTTTGAAGTATTCAACTTTTAATAGGTAAGCTACTTCCGTTCTGAGGGTGAAGTAGTCTTCTGTTGTGTGTCCCATATCCATGTGAAACTCGCACCATTTAGTATGGTCCTTCCTTGGATttgggttgtctgacttcttgggccatctgactactgGTCCCATGTTGTCCAACCATTTGATCAATCCTGCAATGTCAACACAGAAGTTATGTTCAAATATAGATGGAGAAATTTTAGTCTTACCTTGATGTTCTTGTGTCAAGTTGACTTTTGATTGATCAGACCTGGTATATGGACCACTCCTGTAGTTGTTGCTTCTGCCGCCACTTTTTCTGTTTGGCTTTTCATAGTCTTTTGAATTGCAGGACCCTCCGAACTTGTAACTCTTGTCTTCTTATAGCCTGATATAGGCAAGAGTCTttgcctgaacatcttcgaaggaaTAACATGGATACTTAGTCAATTCCACATATAGATCGTTGTTGGGTAGCAATCCCTGCCTGAACGCTTCCACTGCTGTGCCGATGTCACACTTGGGTATTGatactttttccttgttgaaCTTAGCAAAGAAGCTTCTAAGGCTCTCATCTTTAATCTGGGTAATCCTGTATAGGTCTGTGGAACGTTTTTCCAGTTCCCTGCTGCTAGCGAACTGTTGATTGAATGTATTGACCAAGTCAGCAAAgaacttgatgcttccatttggcaggttaaTGTGCCATTGTAGTGCAGGACCATTCAGGGTAGTTCTGAATCCCTTACACATGAAAAATTGCCTAAACTCACTTGGGATAGATGCAGCCAACAATTTTTGTTTATAGAAGGCTACATGATTCTGTGGATCTGAGGTTCTATCGTAGGTTCTTATAGATGGAATCACGAATTTCTTGGGAATATCTACTCTAGCTATCTCGTCTATGAAGGGTGAGTCAGCATAACTCTCTGGGGCAGCCTCTTCTATGCTGGCAAGGACTCCatgtattttttttgaatttttcattgagtttcttgatctcctggacTATTGCCATCATGACGGCTGTTCTTGTTTCGCCAGGCTTCTCGTTGTCATCTTTGGGAGTGTTATCATCAT is a genomic window containing:
- the LOC141628197 gene encoding uncharacterized protein LOC141628197, encoding MILYLEYAKKLCDKFISFDIEQIPRDLNTQADAFASLGTNFTPAVFNKIPIVHILEPAIIKPEQASPVNTDNDSWTKPYYDWFLRGILPQGRHEARAFKIRASSYFIINNTLFKRSQAGPYLRCLEPHEAKQWGMDIVGKFPVAPGQKVFMLAMTDYFSKWIEANSFRQVTEQEVISFIRTNIICRWIEELPLVLWADRTTPKTSTGHTSHFLVYGYEAVILAEVYVPTSRYSLNNIEANTNLMRDNLVLIEELRDSTKVRMGSYQQTVAKSYNKNVKIIVFREGDLVLRKVFPNKKEKSAGKLAPAWEGPYLIDSIVGQGAYMLQTLQGEMIPRSWNVTHLKLFHI